Proteins from a genomic interval of Spiroplasma endosymbiont of Lonchoptera lutea:
- a CDS encoding integrase core domain-containing protein: protein MKYVICQADLADLKAKIQSWLRTIYNHKHYHKTKKRVTSYLNLCNQFYLEPITLNKLVKKHFHSTRNTFYQWANKILTAYQNDDFNSLIFKYKKPNKISYKYDLNSREKICDLYFDYRNIQAGGMWSLFNNLKMGFHDIKKLEIPKNIKTFYRWIKSDSRWKELKQQIKQTKRHFKRYEVSEIGLLQMDAKIITTSNFPVDKKYYIYDFIDEITRIVFGYVYDSLGTNNAINAVQRAMKDFSELGITIKRLRTDNAPEFTTTNWSNKKAYKVKERPFTAFLSRNGVIHETTPIRSPQSNGKIERFHQHYTKLFYVKDKKLNQNELQHFLNQYYYYYNFQRCHSALQNKSPFQKLQELIN from the coding sequence ATGAAATATGTTATTTGCCAGGCTGATTTAGCCGATTTAAAAGCAAAAATCCAAAGTTGATTAAGAACAATTTATAATCACAAACATTATCACAAAACTAAAAAACGAGTTACTAGTTATTTAAATTTATGTAATCAATTTTATTTAGAACCAATAACTTTAAATAAATTAGTAAAAAAGCATTTTCACAGTACACGAAATACATTTTATCAGTGAGCTAATAAAATTCTTACTGCTTATCAAAATGATGATTTTAATAGTTTAATTTTCAAATATAAAAAACCTAACAAAATTAGTTATAAATATGATTTAAATTCTCGTGAAAAAATATGCGATTTATATTTTGATTATAGAAATATTCAAGCTGGTGGAATGTGGTCTTTATTTAACAATTTAAAAATGGGTTTTCACGATATTAAAAAATTAGAAATTCCGAAAAATATTAAAACTTTTTATCGCTGAATTAAATCTGACTCTCGTTGAAAAGAATTAAAACAACAAATCAAACAAACAAAACGCCATTTTAAGCGTTATGAAGTTTCCGAGATTGGTCTTTTACAAATGGATGCCAAAATAATTACCACATCAAATTTTCCGGTTGATAAAAAGTATTATATTTATGATTTCATTGACGAAATAACACGGATAGTATTTGGTTATGTTTATGATAGTTTAGGAACCAATAACGCGATTAACGCTGTGCAAAGAGCAATGAAAGATTTTAGTGAACTTGGCATAACCATTAAACGCCTTCGCACTGATAATGCTCCAGAATTTACTACTACTAATTGAAGTAATAAAAAAGCATACAAAGTAAAAGAAAGACCTTTTACGGCCTTTCTTTCAAGGAATGGGGTTATCCATGAAACCACACCAATCCGTTCGCCACAAAGTAACGGTAAAATTGAGCGGTTTCATCAACATTATACTAAATTATTTTATGTTAAGGATAAAAAACTAAATCAAAACGAACTACAACATTTCTTAAATCAATATTATTACTATTACAACTTCCAACGCTGTCATTCAGCATTACAAAATAAATCACCATTTCAAAAATTACAAGAATTAATAAATTAA